A genomic window from Quercus lobata isolate SW786 chromosome 10, ValleyOak3.0 Primary Assembly, whole genome shotgun sequence includes:
- the LOC115963541 gene encoding uncharacterized protein LOC115963541 produces MGVKRIPLTPLLELLEDQPGKDMQGTPQPKAPSPPPRPLTIQTRSSSTKSQPQSPHPALPAPSQPARLPRPEGTDPKRKRSPKGKGVMDRGKSQPPKEKEEAPRTKQLKIGHQSKGKEAEAQSIQGKGKGIEAESLPSAWLPAPMIHGGPLLETASLRDLGDGEGGYVANALGRTMLLPNDMDELRRMRMQEALQATYRMEEEVNNRSKAVENERKKRITASKTLEASEDELAKVKADLTITIRERDNVSAGLASAQKQAQDQTKRVLEAEDQLRIAKDLIEGLNKQLAAAVWEEALKRAGVDASSDLWKPESIFYPKAIREATSTSSVATDDQPEEEVTPPEDLQASVSSSKAPKEGELQDVIVISQHIDPEAPKEVIEPVVGIQVSSTEEPTTLAQPPQAIPLAVVPRSTSADPVQPSSEGTIPPGVEADPASSSQDVTGEKVKK; encoded by the exons ATGGGAGTCAAGAGAATACCACTGACCCCCCTTCTCGAACTCCTCGAAGACCAACCTGGGAAGGATATGCAGGGAACACCACAACCCAAAGCTCCTTCCCCGCCACCTCGGCCTCTGACTATCCAGACCAGGTCATCTTCCACCAAGTCACAGCCACAATCCCCCCATCCCGCACTTCCTGCTccctcccaaccagctcggcTTCCTCGACCTGAAGGCACTGacccaaagagaaagaggagtcccaagggtAAGGGAGTCATGGACaggggaaaatcccaacctcccaaggagaaggaggaggccCCGCGTACCAAACAACTGAAAATTGGACATCAGAGCAAGGGCAAAGAAGCTGAAGCCCAATCCAtccaaggcaagggaaaggggataGAGGCCGAGTCTCTGCCGagtgcctggcttcctgccccaatgatTCACGGGGGTCCACTACTGGAAACGGCATCcctgagggaccttggagatggcgagggtggctacgtggcaAACGcgttagggagaaccatgctactccCTAACGACATGGATGAGCTgaggagaatgaggatgcaggag GCTCTCCAagcaacctataggatggaggaagaggtgaataACAGGAGTAAGGCGGtcgagaacgaacgcaagaagcGTATAACGGCCTCGAAGACTCTCGAAGCCTCTGAGGATGAACTTGCCAAGGTCAAGGCTGACTTAACAATAACTATCcgcgagagggataacgtctcggcgggcctagCTAGCGCCCAGAAACAGGCCCAGGACCAAACAAAGCGCGtacttgaagccgaggaccagttGCGAATAGCCAAAGATCTGATCGAGGGTTTAAATAAGCAACTGGCCGCGGCT gtttgggaagaagcATTGAAGAGAGCCGGGGTGGACGCttcatctgatttgtggaagccGGAGAGCATTTTCTACCCTAAGGCCATCCGCGAGGCCACTTCCACCAGCTCCGTGGCTACGGATGACCAACCCGAGGAAGAGGTCACCCCGCCGGAAGACTTACAGGCCAGCGTTTCTTctagcaaggcgcccaaagaGGGAGAACTTCAGGACGTGATAGTGATATCTCAGCACATAGATCctgaggcacctaaagaggttattgagcccgtggttggcattcaggtgtcTAGTACGGAGGAGCCAACCACACTTGCCCAGCCGCCACAGGCaattccccttgctgtggtGCCCCGGAGTACCAGTGCtgaccctgttcagccttcctCAGAAGGGACCATCCCCCCGGGCGTCGAAGCTGatcctgcttcttcctctcagGACGTGACCGGCgagaaagtaaaaaagtag